The Methanothrix sp. genome has a segment encoding these proteins:
- a CDS encoding 30S ribosomal protein S3ae, producing the protein MARRSQRKADSRKAKQWYKIVSPEMFGRVPFGETIANDPERIVGRIIETTLGDLTNNFSKQNTKLKFRVDRVAGDSAYTKFLGHEMTTDYVRSLVKRRTSRIDTTVDVTTTDGYTVRIKPSCFTVKRARANQVKCIRDLSKNVVVERSKNLDLNQLIQDVVGGKISLDIYKEAKMIYPLRRVEVRKTEIRTEPALSGSGPVPPAAPSAS; encoded by the coding sequence TTGGCTAGAAGATCACAGAGAAAGGCTGATAGCAGAAAGGCCAAACAATGGTATAAGATTGTAAGCCCGGAGATGTTCGGCAGAGTTCCCTTTGGGGAGACGATCGCCAACGATCCTGAGAGAATTGTGGGGAGGATCATTGAGACCACCCTGGGAGACCTCACAAACAACTTCTCCAAGCAGAACACCAAGCTCAAGTTCAGAGTGGATCGGGTGGCTGGCGACTCAGCATACACCAAATTCCTGGGCCATGAGATGACCACAGATTATGTGCGCTCACTGGTCAAGAGGAGAACCTCTCGCATCGACACCACAGTAGACGTAACCACCACCGACGGCTACACCGTCCGGATCAAGCCCAGTTGCTTTACAGTGAAGAGGGCCCGGGCCAACCAGGTCAAGTGCATCAGGGATCTCTCAAAGAATGTGGTTGTGGAGAGGTCAAAGAACCTGGACCTGAACCAGCTCATTCAGGATGTTGTGGGTGGAAAGATCTCCCTGGACATTTATAAGGAAGCTAAAATGATCTACCCCCTGAGAAGGGTAGAGGTGCGAAAGACTGAGATCAGGACTGAGCCTGCACTCTCTGGCTCTGGGCCGGTCCCGCCCGCAGCACCATCGGCCTCTTAA
- a CDS encoding protease inhibitor I42 family protein, which translates to MNVRLNEDFMLSLESNPTTGYVWEAIFDSAFLDLKKKDFKAFDEKSVGAGGMEIFTFLPIKAGKTEITMVRKRAWESSPLEERSIPVEIAK; encoded by the coding sequence ATGAATGTGAGACTGAATGAGGATTTTATGCTGTCGCTGGAGTCGAACCCCACTACCGGATATGTCTGGGAGGCGATATTCGATAGCGCCTTTCTGGATCTGAAAAAAAAGGATTTTAAGGCATTTGATGAAAAATCGGTCGGTGCTGGTGGAATGGAGATATTCACCTTCCTTCCGATCAAGGCGGGAAAGACGGAGATCACTATGGTTCGCAAGAGGGCATGGGAGAGCAGCCCCCTGGAGGAGAGATCAATTCCGGTCGAGATCGCAAAATGA
- a CDS encoding C1 family peptidase yields the protein MAILLTDLGMEPKEGENIKGTGWRPELPDLRDYTLLSSEVADILAPLKLDKAAVSTLPASVNLEKWCSPIEDQGELGSCTANAGVGVFEYFERRAFGNHIDASRLFLYKVTRNLMQETGDTGAYIRTTMGAMVLFGVPPERYWPYDIPKFDEEPSAFLFGFADNYKALKYVNLDPPRTSPTKLLASIKTNLAAGIPAIFGFTVYNSINQAAKTGKIPYPCKNERVMGGHAIVAMGYDDKIKIKNNNCGAETTGALRIRNSWGVSWGDRGYGWLPYDYVLTGLADDWWTLIKGSWVDSGQFEFE from the coding sequence ATGGCTATACTGCTAACGGATTTAGGAATGGAGCCGAAGGAAGGAGAAAATATAAAGGGGACGGGCTGGCGTCCTGAGCTTCCTGATTTAAGGGATTATACCCTCCTGAGCAGCGAGGTCGCAGATATTCTCGCCCCCCTCAAGCTTGACAAAGCGGCGGTTTCCACTCTGCCCGCATCGGTTAATCTCGAGAAATGGTGCTCGCCCATTGAGGATCAAGGAGAGCTGGGCTCGTGCACTGCCAATGCTGGCGTGGGGGTCTTTGAGTACTTCGAGAGAAGGGCATTCGGAAACCATATCGACGCCTCCAGGCTGTTCCTTTATAAGGTGACGAGAAACCTGATGCAGGAGACAGGAGATACCGGCGCTTATATCCGTACCACCATGGGGGCAATGGTGTTATTTGGCGTCCCTCCAGAGAGGTACTGGCCATATGATATACCGAAGTTCGATGAAGAGCCCTCTGCCTTCCTCTTCGGTTTTGCAGACAATTACAAAGCCCTCAAGTATGTGAACCTCGACCCACCCAGAACCTCGCCCACAAAGCTTCTTGCCAGCATCAAGACGAATTTGGCTGCGGGCATTCCTGCGATCTTCGGATTCACTGTTTATAACTCGATCAATCAGGCTGCAAAGACCGGCAAGATCCCCTATCCCTGCAAGAATGAAAGGGTCATGGGTGGCCATGCCATCGTCGCCATGGGCTATGATGATAAGATAAAGATCAAGAACAACAATTGTGGCGCAGAGACCACTGGTGCTCTGAGGATCAGAAACTCCTGGGGGGTATCCTGGGGCGATCGTGGATATGGTTGGCTGCCATACGACTATGTCCTGACCGGTCTGGCAGACGACTGGTGGACGCTCATAAAGGGATCCTGGGTCGATTCCGGGCAGTTCGAGTTTGAATAA
- a CDS encoding cation transporter, translating into MILTLNLSVALLKGSYGLLTNSLSMSADGLHSLFDSSSNIIGLVGITLALSPGTRLPGQKMRRYQTSTNG; encoded by the coding sequence ATGATATTAACGCTAAATCTATCAGTAGCCCTTCTAAAAGGCAGCTACGGCCTTCTCACCAATTCCCTGAGCATGAGCGCAGACGGCCTGCATTCCCTCTTTGATAGCAGCTCCAACATCATCGGATTGGTGGGAATCACCTTGGCCTTGAGCCCTGGGACGAGGCTGCCCGGGCAGAAAATGAGAAGGTATCAAACATCCACCAACGGATGA